Within Mucilaginibacter inviolabilis, the genomic segment GGCTATCGCATAAATTCAATATGGTACGGGATTGCTGATAGTGCCCTAAACGGATAAAGTTAACACCCATATCTTTCATCATCTGCATTTCCTGGCGCATCATATCATCGGTCATAGCCTCGGCAACGCCAGCCTGATCTTCATGACGATGTGTACCGCGTAATAACAAACGTTTTCCATTCAGATAGAAGGGGCCGTTATCCGCTAATTCAAAATTGCGGAAACCTACTTTTTCGGTTTGCACATCAACCTGATCACCCGATTTTACAGATACCTCAACCGTATACAAAGCAGGATCGGCAGGCGACCATAACTTTGGCCTTTTTAACTGAAATGATCCTATGGAAACATCACCGGTTAAACTATTGAGTTGGAAAGTTTTATCCGCAACAACTTTACCTTGAGGATCGATTAATTTGATCAAACAATCAGCTGCTGAGCTATTAGCAGGGTTATAAAATCTGGCTTTAACCTGAAGCTCGCCTTGCTTACCTTCTTTATCGGTTTGAGCCGAAGCAAATATTTTATCCAGCGAAACAGCTGGAACATAAACCAGGTTCAGGTAACGGTACAAGCCGCCGTAAACATTAAAATCGGATAATTGTGAGGGAATGGTTTCCAGATCACGGGAGTTAGCACACCTGATCTCCACTGGTATACGACCTTTAAATCTTTTCTGGTATACATCTGTTTTTTTGAAATCTTCTACTGCCTGGGTTATATCTACTGTCCATTCATCATAGCCACCCAAATGAGCGCCTACTTTGGTGGTGTATACATATACCTCGGTTTTTTGCCCGGCGCCTTCAAAGTGTAGCAGGGCATGACCATTGGCATAAGGGTTTTTGATATCCAATTGGGTGCGGTACCAACCCGGCCCCTGGTAATAATTGATATCCGGATCAACAGCATCACGGGCGTTGAAACAATGGGGCAGGCTTACCTTTTGCCAGACCGGTACACTCTCAGGATTGCCGGGTGTAACCGGACGAACGGCTTCCCACACGCTACCGATATCCTGCTTCAAAAACTCCCAGTTACCGGTAAGTCTTGTTTTTTGCTGGGCGTAACTCAACTGAACAAAAACACTAATAAAAGTTAAAAGGGATAATACTGTTTTTTTCATAAGTAGATTAAAAACCTGTTAATTGATATCGTTTAACTGATTTTTTATTGGGTGTTCTTTTAAATATTGTTTGAAGTTATCATCCGGATAAACAGCTGCAGCGCTACGAACGATACGGGTAAATGTACCATAGGTAATTGGCTCAATTTGCTCATGAGTCCATGCTTTTTGTTTAAGCGCGTAAGGCATGAGCCAGTTGATGGCCGTTTTGATGCCTTTGCCGTCGATGGTTTGTTCATGCCAAAGATCTACATTCACCAGCGTCGCCATTTTAGCCAGGCGGCACCAGCCCCAAAGGTTCATGTTGGCATAGCCCCATGATTTGGTGCGGATGAGTTCCAGCGGCATGGCACCATCAGGTGTAAATTGCTGATCGATCCTGGCGATAGTGGTTTGCTGCAGGGTTTGTTTGGCTAAAGCCGGGTTGCCGGTAAATAAAGCAAAATCAACTACCTGAAGGTCATAATAAGTACCGTGATTGTTGATCTGACTATGTTCCGATTTGCCATTTTTACTGGTTACCAGCCAATCCAGGTATTGTTTGTACCACTGTTTTATACCATCTACCAAACCACTATCGATGTTTTTGCTTGGTTGCAGCAGGGCAAGCATATCGGGGATAACGGTTAATCCCGTGGTTTCAATAATGCCAATACCCCGGCCATCATTAAGCCCGGGAATATATTGTGCATAGTTTAAATTGGGATTCATCCTGGTATCGGCATTTATGAACCAAACCTGCAGTAAGCTTTTAATTTTCTGTGTGTATTTTTCGTTACCTGTAAAG encodes:
- a CDS encoding alginate lyase family protein encodes the protein MTYRHIILFLLIPLYFTGFAQRKAGKTVFILLDEQVLKQCKQQYQNKDTAMVAQVSNLIIHADSLISAGPYSVTFHKTKLAPSNDKHDYVSQAPYWWADSSKKDGKPYIRKDGRRNPEIYLLHDGSQMGSLCNSVEQLTLAWYFTGNEKYTQKIKSLLQVWFINADTRMNPNLNYAQYIPGLNDGRGIGIIETTGLTVIPDMLALLQPSKNIDSGLVDGIKQWYKQYLDWLVTSKNGKSEHSQINNHGTYYDLQVVDFALFTGNPALAKQTLQQTTIARIDQQFTPDGAMPLELIRTKSWGYANMNLWGWCRLAKMATLVNVDLWHEQTIDGKGIKTAINWLMPYALKQKAWTHEQIEPITYGTFTRIVRSAAAVYPDDNFKQYLKEHPIKNQLNDIN